One part of the Sorangiineae bacterium MSr11954 genome encodes these proteins:
- a CDS encoding DUF882 domain-containing protein produces the protein MRRTYTLAALAIVWISGTAWAQRPAARPVRAFPGRAARPMAPSGYHHNVRALHTPTRGAKAPLDAAGKPKLVLNAVYLKETVALTAATDEGGFAAEELDQAAHVLRAPEGNEHPVEPRTLNVIYRIQRHFNAHEIRIISGYRTPKPDGTGQGNHGRGLAIDFVVPGATDQDVARFARETGFVGVGVYPISSFVHVDVRQRSYFWVDRSGPGRSSRERGVLLDVAQHADARARQRGDVPPSPFFIASDVDQALRPGGRIVPAGAEEEEED, from the coding sequence GCGTCCCGTGCGCGCATTTCCCGGCCGCGCCGCGCGGCCCATGGCGCCATCGGGCTACCATCACAACGTGCGCGCGCTGCACACGCCCACCCGGGGTGCCAAGGCGCCGCTCGATGCTGCGGGAAAGCCCAAGCTCGTCTTGAACGCCGTGTACCTCAAAGAGACGGTGGCCCTCACCGCCGCCACCGACGAAGGTGGCTTCGCCGCCGAGGAGCTCGACCAAGCCGCGCACGTGCTCCGCGCGCCCGAGGGCAACGAGCACCCCGTCGAGCCGCGCACCCTCAACGTGATCTACCGCATCCAGCGGCACTTCAACGCCCACGAGATCCGCATCATCTCGGGCTACCGCACGCCCAAGCCCGATGGCACCGGCCAGGGCAACCACGGGCGCGGCCTCGCCATCGACTTCGTGGTGCCCGGCGCCACCGATCAGGACGTGGCCCGCTTCGCACGCGAAACGGGCTTCGTCGGCGTGGGCGTCTACCCGATCAGCTCCTTCGTCCACGTGGACGTGCGCCAGCGAAGCTACTTCTGGGTCGACCGCAGCGGTCCTGGGCGCTCGAGCCGCGAGCGCGGCGTCCTGCTCGATGTCGCCCAACATGCCGATGCGCGCGCCCGCCAGCGCGGCGATGTCCCACCGTCCCCGTTCTTCATCGCCTCCGACGTCGATCAAGCGCTCCGGCCCGGGGGGCGCATCGTGCCCGCGGGCGCGGAGGAAGAAGAAGAGGATTGA